The genomic segment CAGGGTGTCCTCACGTGTGTAGGCACAGTAGAGGGCCGGCTGCGCGCGTGCCGCCCGCGCCGCACACCAGGCCACGAGCAGGAGCGGAGTCGGGGCCCCGGTCCCGGTACGGCGGGCATGAGCTTTGTAGAGCGCCCGCGCCGCGTCGACGGCGCTCCAATCGAGCGGCTCCTCGATGGTGGCGGGCACAACCCCGCGCGCGCTCCGCTCCAGGCGGTAGACGAGCGTACGCTGGCGGCTCGGCAACGGCTCGTCCGCGTAGGCCTCCATTCCGTCGTCGGCGCCAGCGCCTTCCATCGCGGCGCGCGCCGCCATGTGGCTCCGCACGTCCTCCGGCGTCACCTTGCGGCCCGTGCGCGCCGCGATCTCCAGGAGCGTCTCGGGCGCGACGCCGTGGTCCCGGGCGTAGGCCCTCGCGCGAGGAGAGGCGATGGCGTTGCGCGGGCCGTCGGTCAGAGTGGCGGCCGCCGGCGCCGAGGTCGCGAGCGGTGCGTCCGGTTCGGCAGGCTCGGCGGATGCGGCCCGCGAAGCGGCCGCCGGAACCAGTTCGGTGGCCACGCGGCCGACGAGCGCGCCAATCGGCAGGACGTCGTCCTCGGCCGCCGCCCACCTCTCGAGGCGCCCGTCCACCGGCGACGGGATCTCAAGGGCAGCCTTGTCCGTCTCGATCTCGTAGACCGCCTCGTCACGCGCGACCGGGTCGCCAGGCTCCTTCAGGAAGCGCAGCACGCGCGCTTCCTGAAGCCCCTCCCCCATCTGCGGTATCCTCAGCTCGAACGACTCCATCCGCCCCTCGCCGCCGTCGTCAGCACATCGCCGCGCGAACTGCCTCCAGGACGCCGTCCACATCCGGCAGCACCGCGTACTCCAGGTCCGGGCAGTATGGCACGTGCACGTCCTTCCGCGCGACAAGCCGAGGTCCCGAGAGAAACGTATCCCATGAGGTGCTCCGGCTCGTTAGCTCGCCCACGATCGCTTGCCCGAAGCTGCCCGTCCGCGAGTCCTCATCCACCACCACCAGCCGCCCCGTCTTCCGCAGGGAGCGCTCGAGACCGTCCCAGTCGCACGGGTTGAGCCAGCGCAGGTCGATCACCTCCGCCGACATGCCCTCGGCGGCGGCTCGCTCCGCCGCTTCCTCGGCCACCTCGACACAGTTGCCCCAGGCCGCCACCGTGACGTCGACCCCCTCGCGCCGCACGACCGCCTGGCCGACGGGCACCGTCGGACACGCCGGCGCGTCCACCCGCTTGCGGAACACGTGTTTGGGCACCAGGATGAGCGTCGGGTTCTCGCCGCGCATCGCCGACCACAGCATGCCGGCGGCATCGCCGGGCGTCGACGGCACGCCGACCTGGAGGCCCGGAATGTGCGTCCAGAGGCCATCGCCGGTCTGGCTGTGCCATGGGCCGCCGGCGGGCAGATAGGCCCCCGCCGGAGCGATGAAGGTGGCCGGGCAGGCCCAGTCCCCGCATGTCCGCCAGCGCAGGGAGGCGACCTGATTGAGGATCTGGCTCATCGCCGGCGCGGCGAAGTCGATGAACTGGAACTCGAACACGGGTCGGAGCCCGGCGGCTGCCATGCCGACCGCGATGCCCGCGATCGTCGCCTCGGCGAGCGGCGAGTTCATCACACGGCCCGGGAACTCCCGGCTGAGGCCACGCGTCAGGCCGAACACGCCACCCTTCGGGTCCTCGATGTCCTCTCCGAACAGGACGACGCGCGGATCGGCGGCCAGCCCGGCGCGCAAGGTCTCGTTGAGCACGGCCACCATCGTCGTTCCGGTGGCGGCGGCAACGGGGGGCGGTTCGGGCGCTGGCTCCGGCGCATAGAGCCATTCGGCGACCTCGCCAGCATCGGGGCGCTCCGCCCGCTCCGCCCGCGCGTAGGCCTCCTCCACCTCGGCGGCCACGTCCTCCTGGAGGCGCTCCCACGCCGCGGCGTCTAGCTCGCCGCGCTCGCGCAACTTCGCGGCGGTCCGCGCGATAGGGTCGCGCTCCCGCATGGCCGCGATCTCCTCGGCCGTGCGGTACACCCGGTGATCGTCCGAGCTCGTATGAGAGCACAGGCGGTCGAGGTCACACCACAGTACGGTGGGCCCCCTGCTGTCGCGAGCCCGGCCGACGGCGGCCGCGGCGGCCGCATGGACGCGACGCGGCTCTCGCCCGTTCACTCGCACCACTCCCTCCACCGCCAGGATACCCAGCCGATAGGGGTTGTGCGGCTCCGTGCGCGTGCTGATGCCGAGCCCGTTGTCCTCCACCACGAACACGACGGGCAGGCGCTCCTGAACGGCGAGAGCGAGCGCCTCGTAGTACTCGCCCTGGCGCAGTGCCGCATCGCCCACGGTGCAGACCACCACGGAGTCGCCGCCCTGCCGGCGGATCGCCATCGCCGCGCCGGCTGCGGGGAGGCACTGCGAGGCGATCGGCGTGGCCACAGAGAAGATGCGAAGGCGTCCGCAACTGAAGTGGCATGGCATCTGCCGGCCACCGCTGCTCGACTCGCGGGCCGCGAAGAAGTCGAGCGCCATCTCGTAGGGCGAGAGCCCGCGGGCCAGACAGAGCGCCCGATCGCGGTAGTACGGGAAGAGCCAGTCGTCGGGCCGCAGCACGTTGGCGATGCTGGCCAGGCCCTCGTGACCCGACCCCCCCACATGGAACCAGCCCCGGCTCTGGCGCACGAGCAGCCCCTCGCGGCGATCGCACTCGCGCGCGACGGCCATCACGCGGAGCAGGCGGAGGTCGGAGATCGGCTCCGTGGCGGACGCATGGGATTCGATGAGGTTCGGCATATGACCTGCGGTTCCTGCGTCGCGGCGCGCCGGGCGTCAGCCGCCCGGCGCGCGGCATGATGCGACCCTGCTGGGGCTAAGAGACCTCTTCCTCGTCCCACTCGTCGAGGTTCCAGTTCTCGACCCAGTCCTCCATCGCGTACTCGGCCAGGACGCGGAACGCCAGGTCTCGCCGCTCGGCAGGCTGGTTGAGCGCGGTGTCGGCGGCTAGCGCGATAAGGCTGGACAGGTCACCCTGATCATCGTCGTTGAGCTCATTGGTGCCGTTGCGCACCCAGTCCTTCAGCACGCCTCGGAGCGTCTGCTCGTAGGCGAGCTCGTGCCACTCGGGCGGGACGTGGGCGGGCAGGCCGTCGGCGACGGCCGCGGCGATGCGAGCGGCCCCGCCAAGGGCCTGGACGTCCTCTTCGGATACGTTACCGTAGACGGGCATCAGTGGAATCCTCCTCCACGCGCGTCGGCGGCGCCGACGGCGGCCACGGGAGCGGCGGCGCGTCGCGGCCGCCGCTCGAGAACGTAACGCTCGCACGCCTGGCACATGGTGCATGGCGCGTAGTGGCAGTCCGCGGTCCCCTCGCCGCGCCGGGCCCGCTTGTCCTCCGCTCTCAGGTAGCCCTTGCTCACACCGCAGTCGATGTGGTCCCAGGGGAGTGGCTCGGCGTAGTAACGATCGCGGTTCGCGACCCGCGCCGGGTCGACGCCGGCGAGATCGAGCGCGCGCTCCCACGCGTCGTAACGGAGTTGGTCGTCCCACGCATCGAAACGGCAGCCGAGACGCCACGCGTGCCAGACGACCCCGGCCACCCGGCGGTCACCGAGGGCAAGAACGCCCTCGACGCGCGTAGCGCGCGGGTCATGCCAGCGGAGCTCCACGCCGCGATCCGTCACGGCGCGCGCCAACAGCGCCTGCTTGCGGCGCACCTCGTCGATGGTGGCCTGCCCGTGCCACTGAAACGGCGTGTGCGGCTTCGGGACGAATGAGGAGACGCCCACCCCCACCGCCGGCTTGCGAACCCCCATGCGCCGTGCCAGGCGCGCCACGCGCATCGCCAGGTCCGCTATGGCCGTCACGTCCTCGTCGGTCTCCGTGGGTAGCCCGATCATGAAGTAGAGCTTGATGCGCCTCCAACCGGCGGCGAAGGCGGCCTCGGCGGCCGCGAACAGGTCCTCCTCGGTCACGCCCTTGTTGATCACATCGCGGAGGCGCTGCGTGCCGGCCTCCGGCGCGAACGTGAGGCCACTCTTGCGCACCGTCTGGACACGCTGAGCGAGCTCGACGCAGTCGCGGTCGGCCCGCAGCGACGGGAGCGACACCCCAACGCGCTCGCCGGCATGGCGCTCCGTGAGCGCGCCCACGAGTTCCTCCACGCGGCTATGGTCCGATGTGGAGAGCGAGACGAGCGACACCTCGTCATGGCCGGTGGCGCGCAGAAGCGCCTCGGCCTGGCGCAGCAGAACCTCGGGCGACTTCTCACGCACCGGGCGAGTCACCATGCCGGCCTGACAGAACCTACAGCCGCGGGTGCAGCCGCGCATCACCTCGAGCGCCACGCGGTCGTGCACCACGTCGAGGAACGGAACGATGGGCGCGTCGGGAAACGGTAGGGCGTCGACATCCTCCACCACGCGGCGCGTTACGCGTTCCGGAACACCGGGGCCGTCGGGTACGGGACGAACGCCGCCAGAGCCGGTCGGCTCGGAACGGTACAGCGCTGGCACATACACACCCGACACGCGCGCCATGCGCCGCAGCAGCGCCTCTCGCGGCGCTTCGCGCGCCTCCGCGTAGGCGTTCAGGATCTCGACAACCACGTCCTCGCCCTCGCCCACCACGAACAGGTCAAAGAACGGCGCGAGCGGTTCCGGGTTGAACGCGCAGTGGCCCCCTCCCACGACGAGTGGGAAGCCGCCGCGCGCGCGGTCGGCCGCACGCACCGGCACGCCGGCGAGGTCGAGCATGTTCAGGACGTTCGTGTAGCCGAGTTCCGTGGCAAGCGAGAAGCCAAGGAAGTCAAAGTCGCGCACCGGCCGGCGGGTTTCCAGCGTGAATAGCGGCACGGCGGCGGCCCGCATGGCGGCCTCCATGTCCGGCCACGGCGCAAACACCCGCTCAGCGACGCACGCGGGCCGGCTGTTGACGACGTGATAGAGAATCGAGACGGCAAGATTGCTCATCGCGATCTCGTACGCGTCGGGAAACGCGACGGCGAACGAGATCACGCAGTGGGAATGGTCTTTGACCACTGCGTTGAGCTCGCCGCCCGCGTACCGGGCCGGCTTGAGGACCGCGGGAAGGATCCTCTCCAGGCGATCGCCTATGAACGCGGTCACGAGCGGGGTCGCACTCCCATCGGGTCGATGCCGGAGTATAGCATGCGTGACAGGGCGAGTCAAACCGAGGGCCGGCGGGCCGGAGCGTTCCTGGTCGGCATGGCGGGCGCGGCGCGCCGTCGCGTTCTCGTTGACGATGCCTGGCGCCCGTGCCATAATGGAACCCGGAATGGTCGCAGTGCCGGTGTGGTGTCTTCGCGTTCGCTTCCCAGGGCCCTGCGTCGACACGAGCCGCCGCGCGGCGGAACCGGGGGCGCGAGGGAAGCCGCGGATACGCTCGCGGCCTGCGCGGAGGCCCAGGCGCGATCGCGATGGACGCACACACGCTCAAGGTCCTGGAGTGGCGAAAGGTCCTCGACCGGCTCGCGGCGCACACCGCCACGGGCATGGGCCGCGAGGCTGCATTTAACCTCGCTCCCGCCGTCTACCCGGAGGTCGTGAACCGCGCCCTCCAGGAAACGCGCGAGGCGAAGGCTCTGCTTGACCGCGGCGCCGGAATGCCGCTCGGCGGCATCCGCGACATCCGCCAGGCGGTGGACCGCGCCGCCATTGAGTTCCCCCTTGCTCCCATCGAGCTCCTGGACGTCGCCCAGACCGTCGCGGCCGCCCGTCGTCTCAGGACCTTCCTCGTTCGCGGAGTCGACGACCACCCGCTGCTGGCGGAGATTGGTGGCAATCTGCCGGTGCTCCCCGGCATCGAGACGCGCATTGAGGAGGCCATCGCGGCCAATGGCGAGGTGCGCGACTCGGCCACGCCCGATCTCGCTCGCCTCCGCTCCCAGCGCAAGCTCAGCCACAACCGGCTCATGGAGCGCCTGAACAGTATCGTTGCCGGCGAGCGCTACCGCACATTCATCCAGGAGCCAATCGTCACGCTGCGCGAGGGCCGGTACTGCATCCCGGTGAAGGCGGAGTTCCGCGGTCAGCTTGGCGGCATCGTCCACGACGCGAGCGCCAGCGGCGCCACGGTCTTCGTGGAGCCCGGAAGCTGCGTGGAGCTCGGCAACGAGCTCAAGGAGATCGCCGTCCGCGAGGAGCAGGAGGTGGCCCGCATCCTTGGCCGGCTTACGGCGCTCATCGGAGCGGCGGCCGCGGAGATGCGGCAAATGCTGGAGACCCTGCGCGCCCTGGATCTGGCCAACGCCAAGGCCGCCCTGGCCCTCGAGATGGATGCCTCCGAGCCGCGCGTGAACCGCGATGGCCTCGTGCGCCTGCGTGCCGCGCGCCATCCCCTGCTCACCGGCGCCGTAGTCCCCATCGATATCGAGATCGGCGCCACCTTCAGCATCCTGCTGATCACCGGACCCAACACCGGCGGCAAGACCGTCGCCCTTAAGACCGTCGGCCTCATGGCCATCATGGCCCAGTCCGGCCTGCAGATCCCGGCCTCGCCGGACACCGACCTCGCGCTGTTCGACCAGGTGTTCGCCGACATCGGCGACGAGCAGGACATCGAACAGTCGCTCTCGACGTTCTCCGCGCACCTGAGGAACATCGTCCACATCACGGGAGCGCTCAGGGGCAGCGCGCTCGTGCTGCTGGACGAGGTTGGCGCGGGCACCGACCCCGCGGAGGGCGCTGCCCTCGCCAAGGCGATCCTCTCGGCGCTGAAGCGTGCTGGCGCGCGAGTGCTCGCCACCACGCACTATGGCGAGCTCAAGGAGTACGCCTACGCGAACGCTGGCGTCGAGAACGCCGCCGTCGAGTTCGACCGCGAGACGCTTCGACCGACCTACCGGGTGCTGCTCGGCGTTCCCGGCAGTTCGCACGCACTCTACATCGCCGGCCGCCTGGGCCTGGCGGAGGCGATCATCGAGGAGGCGCGCGCCAATCTGTCGACGCGAGACCGGACCACCAGCGAACTCCTGCAGCAGATCGAGGCCAGCCGCCGCCACGCGCTCGAGCTGGAGCGCGACGCCGAGCTCGCCGGCCGCGCGGCGGCGGCCGCGCGGGAGGAGTACGAGCGGCGCGCGCGCGAGGTGGCCGACGTGCAGCGCACCGTCCGCCGCGAGGCGCAGGAGGAGGCGCGCGGGGTGCTGCGGCGCGCGTCCGAGAAGGCCGAGAACATCCTCGACGAGCTCCGCAAGATGAACCGGGGCAAGCGCAAGGGTTCGACGGCGCGCCAGGAGTTGGCGGCGCTGCGCACGGAGGTGGCCGGCGCGCTCGAGGAGCCCGAGGAGCCGGAGGCCGAGTCGGCCCCGCCCGGCGGCTACGCGTTGCGCCGTGGCGACCGCGTGCGCGTCACCTCGCTGGGCGCCGAAGGCACGCTGATCGAGGACCCCCGTGAGGGGATCGTCGCCGTGCAGGTAGGATCGATGCGCGCCACGCTGCCCGTCGACGTGCTGCGCCCCGCCAGCGCCAAGCCCGATGACCCGGCGCGTCGGGCGCGCTCCAGCGCGGCCGAGATCTCGATGCGCAAGGCGATCCACATCTCGCCGGATCTCACGATCCGGGCGCTGCGGGTCGACGAGGCGGCGCCTATGCTCGAGAAGTACCTGGACGACGCCTATGCCGCGGGCATCGCCCAGGTGCGCATTATCCACGGCAAGGGTACAGGCGCCCTGCGGCGCTTTGTGGGGGACACACTGAGGGTGCATCCTGTAGTCGGCGGCTTCCGGGCGGGCGACGACGGTGAGGGTGGCGAGGGCGTTACGATCGTCACCTTCAAGGAGTAGGCGAGCGTGCCGCCCGCTCTCGATGACCTCGCCGTGGCAGCGCTCGTCGGCCTGGCCGCGACGGCGCGCGAGCGGGCCCACGCCCCCTACAGCGGCTTCGCGGTGGGAGCGGCCGTGGTGGCGGACGACGACCGCGTCTTCGCGGCCTGCAACGTGGAGAACGCTTCCTACGGTCTCTCCCTATGCGCGGAGCGCGCGGCGCTGGCGGAGGCCGTGGCCCGAGGCGTGCGGGCCGTGCGCGCCGTCGTCGTCGTGGCGGGGGGTGGCGAGCCGCCCCGGCCGTGCGGCGCGTGCCTCCAGTGGATCGCCGAGCTCGGGGGGCCGGGTACCGAGATCGTGAGCGTCAGCATCGGCGGCGCCCGCGAGCGCGCCAGCCTGCGTGACCTCCTGCCGCGGCCCTATCGACTCGGGAGCGAGGGCGCGGGTGACCGATGAGGTGCGCACACGGGGCGCGCGGGGAGGGCCCGGGATGACGCCGACAGCCGTGCAGTTCGGCGCCGGTAGCATTGGCCGGGGCTTCATCGCCCAGCTGTTCCATGACGGCGGCCTTGAGGTGGTCTTCGTCGACGTGCTCGAGGCGTTCGTGAGCGCGATCAACGCGCGTCGCTCCTACACGATCCGCATCGTCGGCCCGAGCGCCGAAGACATCGAGATCGGCGGCGTGCGCGCCGTGAACGGGCGCGACGCGGGTCGCGTGGCCGAGGAGGTGGCAACGTGTCGCGTCGCCTGCACGGCCGTCGGCGCCAAGGCGCTCCCGCAGATCGCGCCGACGCTGGCCGCCGGCCTCCTGCTGCGCCACCGCCAAGGCGCCGAGCCCCTGAACATCCTGGTGTGCGAGAACCTCCACAGCGCCGGCGCGGTGCTTCGCGGCCTGGTGGGCCGTCACCTTCCCGCCGGCGAGCGAGACGCGGTACTTGCCGAGGCCGGCTTCGTGCAGGCCGTTGTCAGCCGCATGGTCCCGCTGCGGGAGGGCGACAACGCCTCGGACCCTCTGTTGGTCCGCGCCGAGGCCTACCGCCGCCTGCCCGTTGACGCGGCCGCGGTCGTCGGCACGCTGCCCGATCTGCCCGGTGTCGAGCCGGTGGCCGACTTCCCAGCCCACGAAGCCCGCAAGCTCTTTGTACACAACTGCGCTCACGCCGCCCTGGGCTATCTGGGCTGGCGCCGTGGGATTCTGCACGGGTACGAGGCGCTCGCTGATCCCGCCATCCACAGCGAGGTCATGGCCGTGCTGGCCGAGACGGGCGAGGCGCTCATCCGCCGTTTCGGCCTCGACCGGGACGAGCACCGGGCCCACGTGGCGGACCTGCTCGCACGCTTCTCCAACGTCGCCCTCGGCGACACCTGCTTCCGCCTGGCGCGTGACCCGGTGCGCAAGCTCTCCCCCGATGACCGGCTCGTCGGCGCGGCACGGCTCTGCGAGCAGACCGGGGTGGCGCCGAACGCTCTCGCCCGCGTGGTCGGCGCGGCCCTGCGGTTCGATGCCGCCGAGGATCCCGTCGCCGTCGAGATGCAGCGCCGAATCGCCGCCGAGGGCGCGCCGGCCGTCCTGCGGTCGGTCGCGGGCATCGCGCCGGATGAGCCGCTCGGGCGCGCCGCGCTCGCCGCCTACGCCCTGCTCAGCGCCGGGGCCGCGGGCTGAGGCCGCAAGCCGCCATGGCAGTGGAGATCCGCGCCATTCGCGAGTCGGAGCAGGAGGAGTGCCTCGCGCTGTGGCAGACGGTGTTCGGCGACCCGCGCGCCTACTTTGAGCGCTACTTCCGCGGTGACGCCGAGTACCTGCCCGATTACACGCTCTGCGCGCTGGTGGACGGGCGCCTGGCCAGCGCGGCGCAGATCGTGCGACGCGTCGTCTCGCTGCCGGGATGCACGCTCACGATGGGCGGGATCGCGAACGTCGCGACGCTTCCAGGCCACCGCGGCCGCGGCCTGAGCACTGCCTGCCTGGCGCGCGCCATCGAGACCATGCGCGCCGACGCGATGGACGTGTCGATCCTCTTCACGGGCGTCGCCGCGTTCTACGCCCGGCTCGGATGGGAGGAGACGAGCGTGCCGCGCATGTCCGCGGCGCTGGACCCCCATCGCCTCGCTCTCTCGGCGCCGGGACCGTGCCCGCGCCCCTACGCAAGGGGCGATGATGAGGGATTGCGCTCGCTGTACGCCTCCGCGAATGGTGAGCGGCCGCTGACGGTGCGGCGCGGCCCGCCCTACTGGCGCGACTGGATCGGCTGGGACGCGGGGCGGGCGCCCGGCCGCGCGATGGTCATCGACAGCGCGAGCCAGCTCCGCGGCTACGCGCTGAGCCGCGCGCGCGGCGAGTCGGCGCGCGTTCGCGAGCTCGTGGCGAGGGGCGACGACCTCGATGTGATGGCCGCGCTGCTGGCTGACGCGGCGGCGGCCGCGGCGAGCGAGGGAGCGCGCACCCTGCGCATCGAGATGCCCGCGAGCGCGGCGGCGCGCGAGGCCGCGCGCCGCGCACTCGGCAGCGTCGACGTGGAGGATGGGCGCGGTCCGATGGTGCGTTTTCTGGATGTCGAGCGCCTCCTGGGGGGCCTGATGCCGCTCCTCCTGGCGCGCTGGAGCGCCGCCGGCCGGCCCGGCGGCCGGATCGCCGCGCGGGAGCCCGGCGGCCAGCGCGCGGCCATCGTCGAGGCGG from the Chthonomonadales bacterium genome contains:
- a CDS encoding 2-oxo acid dehydrogenase subunit E2, with the protein product MESFELRIPQMGEGLQEARVLRFLKEPGDPVARDEAVYEIETDKAALEIPSPVDGRLERWAAAEDDVLPIGALVGRVATELVPAAASRAASAEPAEPDAPLATSAPAAATLTDGPRNAIASPRARAYARDHGVAPETLLEIAARTGRKVTPEDVRSHMAARAAMEGAGADDGMEAYADEPLPSRQRTLVYRLERSARGVVPATIEEPLDWSAVDAARALYKAHARRTGTGAPTPLLLVAWCAARAARAQPALYCAYTREDTLRRYRRLHLGIAVARPGDELVLARVPAADTLEVDAFRQVAEAAVRRARAGEDQASEAMQISVSSLSGSVVRRGIPVIAAPAVGTLFIGAPFEEPQRAPDGGVAWRRVALAAFTFDHRVLNGAGAARYLEELRRLVAALPDTLASLAG
- a CDS encoding mannitol-1-phosphate 5-dehydrogenase; the protein is MTPTAVQFGAGSIGRGFIAQLFHDGGLEVVFVDVLEAFVSAINARRSYTIRIVGPSAEDIEIGGVRAVNGRDAGRVAEEVATCRVACTAVGAKALPQIAPTLAAGLLLRHRQGAEPLNILVCENLHSAGAVLRGLVGRHLPAGERDAVLAEAGFVQAVVSRMVPLREGDNASDPLLVRAEAYRRLPVDAAAVVGTLPDLPGVEPVADFPAHEARKLFVHNCAHAALGYLGWRRGILHGYEALADPAIHSEVMAVLAETGEALIRRFGLDRDEHRAHVADLLARFSNVALGDTCFRLARDPVRKLSPDDRLVGAARLCEQTGVAPNALARVVGAALRFDAAEDPVAVEMQRRIAAEGAPAVLRSVAGIAPDEPLGRAALAAYALLSAGAAG
- a CDS encoding GNAT family N-acetyltransferase; translated protein: MAVEIRAIRESEQEECLALWQTVFGDPRAYFERYFRGDAEYLPDYTLCALVDGRLASAAQIVRRVVSLPGCTLTMGGIANVATLPGHRGRGLSTACLARAIETMRADAMDVSILFTGVAAFYARLGWEETSVPRMSAALDPHRLALSAPGPCPRPYARGDDEGLRSLYASANGERPLTVRRGPPYWRDWIGWDAGRAPGRAMVIDSASQLRGYALSRARGESARVRELVARGDDLDVMAALLADAAAAAASEGARTLRIEMPASAAAREAARRALGSVDVEDGRGPMVRFLDVERLLGGLMPLLLARWSAAGRPGGRIAAREPGGQRAAIVEAAARGLTVRSAAQPAAGALTQSELFGLLVGCERAFARVNDEGASLARALFPRCDPWFWALDAF
- a CDS encoding 2-oxoisovalerate dehydrogenase; this translates as MPNLIESHASATEPISDLRLLRVMAVARECDRREGLLVRQSRGWFHVGGSGHEGLASIANVLRPDDWLFPYYRDRALCLARGLSPYEMALDFFAARESSSGGRQMPCHFSCGRLRIFSVATPIASQCLPAAGAAMAIRRQGGDSVVVCTVGDAALRQGEYYEALALAVQERLPVVFVVEDNGLGISTRTEPHNPYRLGILAVEGVVRVNGREPRRVHAAAAAAVGRARDSRGPTVLWCDLDRLCSHTSSDDHRVYRTAEEIAAMRERDPIARTAAKLRERGELDAAAWERLQEDVAAEVEEAYARAERAERPDAGEVAEWLYAPEPAPEPPPVAAATGTTMVAVLNETLRAGLAADPRVVLFGEDIEDPKGGVFGLTRGLSREFPGRVMNSPLAEATIAGIAVGMAAAGLRPVFEFQFIDFAAPAMSQILNQVASLRWRTCGDWACPATFIAPAGAYLPAGGPWHSQTGDGLWTHIPGLQVGVPSTPGDAAGMLWSAMRGENPTLILVPKHVFRKRVDAPACPTVPVGQAVVRREGVDVTVAAWGNCVEVAEEAAERAAAEGMSAEVIDLRWLNPCDWDGLERSLRKTGRLVVVDEDSRTGSFGQAIVGELTSRSTSWDTFLSGPRLVARKDVHVPYCPDLEYAVLPDVDGVLEAVRAAMC
- a CDS encoding TIGR03960 family B12-binding radical SAM protein, whose product is MARAPGIVNENATARRARHADQERSGPPALGLTRPVTHAILRHRPDGSATPLVTAFIGDRLERILPAVLKPARYAGGELNAVVKDHSHCVISFAVAFPDAYEIAMSNLAVSILYHVVNSRPACVAERVFAPWPDMEAAMRAAAVPLFTLETRRPVRDFDFLGFSLATELGYTNVLNMLDLAGVPVRAADRARGGFPLVVGGGHCAFNPEPLAPFFDLFVVGEGEDVVVEILNAYAEAREAPREALLRRMARVSGVYVPALYRSEPTGSGGVRPVPDGPGVPERVTRRVVEDVDALPFPDAPIVPFLDVVHDRVALEVMRGCTRGCRFCQAGMVTRPVREKSPEVLLRQAEALLRATGHDEVSLVSLSTSDHSRVEELVGALTERHAGERVGVSLPSLRADRDCVELAQRVQTVRKSGLTFAPEAGTQRLRDVINKGVTEEDLFAAAEAAFAAGWRRIKLYFMIGLPTETDEDVTAIADLAMRVARLARRMGVRKPAVGVGVSSFVPKPHTPFQWHGQATIDEVRRKQALLARAVTDRGVELRWHDPRATRVEGVLALGDRRVAGVVWHAWRLGCRFDAWDDQLRYDAWERALDLAGVDPARVANRDRYYAEPLPWDHIDCGVSKGYLRAEDKRARRGEGTADCHYAPCTMCQACERYVLERRPRRAAAPVAAVGAADARGGGFH
- a CDS encoding endonuclease MutS2; its protein translation is MDAHTLKVLEWRKVLDRLAAHTATGMGREAAFNLAPAVYPEVVNRALQETREAKALLDRGAGMPLGGIRDIRQAVDRAAIEFPLAPIELLDVAQTVAAARRLRTFLVRGVDDHPLLAEIGGNLPVLPGIETRIEEAIAANGEVRDSATPDLARLRSQRKLSHNRLMERLNSIVAGERYRTFIQEPIVTLREGRYCIPVKAEFRGQLGGIVHDASASGATVFVEPGSCVELGNELKEIAVREEQEVARILGRLTALIGAAAAEMRQMLETLRALDLANAKAALALEMDASEPRVNRDGLVRLRAARHPLLTGAVVPIDIEIGATFSILLITGPNTGGKTVALKTVGLMAIMAQSGLQIPASPDTDLALFDQVFADIGDEQDIEQSLSTFSAHLRNIVHITGALRGSALVLLDEVGAGTDPAEGAALAKAILSALKRAGARVLATTHYGELKEYAYANAGVENAAVEFDRETLRPTYRVLLGVPGSSHALYIAGRLGLAEAIIEEARANLSTRDRTTSELLQQIEASRRHALELERDAELAGRAAAAAREEYERRAREVADVQRTVRREAQEEARGVLRRASEKAENILDELRKMNRGKRKGSTARQELAALRTEVAGALEEPEEPEAESAPPGGYALRRGDRVRVTSLGAEGTLIEDPREGIVAVQVGSMRATLPVDVLRPASAKPDDPARRARSSAAEISMRKAIHISPDLTIRALRVDEAAPMLEKYLDDAYAAGIAQVRIIHGKGTGALRRFVGDTLRVHPVVGGFRAGDDGEGGEGVTIVTFKE
- a CDS encoding cytidine deaminase, with the protein product MAALVGLAATARERAHAPYSGFAVGAAVVADDDRVFAACNVENASYGLSLCAERAALAEAVARGVRAVRAVVVVAGGGEPPRPCGACLQWIAELGGPGTEIVSVSIGGARERASLRDLLPRPYRLGSEGAGDR